DNA from Rhizobacter sp. J219:
CCTGCTTCATCTTCAAGACCTTCAGGGTCTCCGGGTCGACCTTGGCCTTGAACCTGCGGCCCTGGGCATCGGTGCCGCGAATCTCGTAGCACCCGTCGTCGATCTTCAGCCGCTCGACCTGCCAGCCCTTCTCGGCGGCCATCTGCCGCACCGCCTCGCGTGTTTGCCAGCGGCTCAGCGGTGCCTCGCAGTCGTCGCCGGCCCAGACAGGCGGCGCGATCACGCCAAGTGACAAGACCAGCAAGGCAAGGTCGATGCGCATCGGGCTTCTGCAAATTCCTCGAAGGACATTGTGGAGACAACAGCTCGAATGCCGAGGGACGGAATGCCCGTTGTTTGTTCGCCGTCAAATGGATGGTGCGATGAACGCCTATGGATGCATGCGCGGACGTGGCCGATTTGTTCAAGACGGGGCGAAACCCGTGCCGTAGCCTGCGCGGGTTCCGACTACATCAACACGCCAAGCCATGGGTTCTTTTCATCTGCAGTCGTCAAGCAATACCTCGCGCGGGGGGCGCAACAGTTTGTGGACGATCACGCCGCTGCTCGCCGCACTGTCGCTTTGGGGCTGCTCCGGCGGCGGCGACAGCGCGTCACCCGCCGCGCCGGCATCCACTCCGGTGACGCTCGCGGGCACCGCCGCCACGGGCGCACCCCTCGTCGGCGCCACCATCGAAGTCCGCAACGCCCAGGGCCAAGTGATCTGCAACACCACCGTCGCGCAGGACGGCGGCTACAGCTGCACGCTGCCGGCACAGTCAGCCGGCCCGTTCGTCGTCACTGCCCGACTAGGCGAGACCACGTTGGTCAGCGCGACCGCCACCAGCATCTCCGGGACGGTCAACATCACACCGCTGACTCACCTGATCGCAGCACGCCTGTCGTCGAATGGCGACCCGCTTGCGCTGACCAGCGGCACTCAGCTCAGCGCATCGCAGCTCGACGGCGCGACCACCGCCGTCACCACAGCACTGGGCTCCTTACGCAGCGCCCTGGGCGACACGACACACCCGATCAGCGGCCCGTTCACGGCATCAGGCTCCGCCCACGACCGCGTGCTCGACGCGGTGCAAGTCAACGTGCGCCCCGCGGCACAAGCGGGCGGCGCGGCCCTGGCCGCCACCGTCGACATCACCATCCGTACCCGCCCCTCCAGCGACACCGCCGAGCCGCTGCAGGTGAGCTTCGGTGCCACCGACACGACCTTGCCGGCCCTCCCCGCCGTGTCGAGCGTAGACCTGCCTGGCGCGAACGTCGCCACGCGCATGCAGCAGTTCGTCGATGGCCTAACGGCCTGCCATGCAGTGCCGTTGGCCCAGCGCGTCTCCGGCAGCAGCGTGACGAGCGTGGCCTGCCGCGAACTTTTCGCTGGCAACGACCCCACCAACTATCTGCACTACGGCCAGCGCGTTGGCCCGGACGCTGCGTACGCCAGTCTTTTCGAGGCCAGCGGTACGGGCGCAAGCTTTGACCGCCCCGCGATCGAGTCGCAGCGGGCAAACGGTGACCTGGTGATCAGCTACCGCCGCGCGGCCACCGATGGCTTGGTCGAAACACAGCGCGTGGTGGTGACGGAGCAAGGCAGCGTCTACAAGCTGATCGGCAACCAGAACCGGCACGGTGGCCGGGTCGATGCCTACGTGCAGCGCCGTGACTTCGTGCGCTACGCCGCCTACAACTACCACAGCACAGGCTACAACGTCATCATCCCCAACGAACTTGACGGCCTCGGCAACTCGAGGTTCGACCGGGTGGTGGTGACGACGCCGCGACAGAACAGCTTCACCTACCGCCCCGAGGCGGGCAGTGCCTCGCTGCAACTGGCTCGCAGCAACGGCACCACCTACAACACCTCGGTGATGCGGCTCGCCGCGGGCTATGAAAACCCCACGACGCAGGGCAATCCGGCGCAGCGCGAGCCCAATCTCGCGTTTGCCGCGACGCAGTGGAGCGATGCCGAACTCGCTGCCATCCAGGACCAAGGCGTCTGGCGTTTCGAGTACCACTATGCCGATGGCATCACCCCCATGCGGACGGAGTACGACCGCACGGCCTCACGCGCACCCACACTCGCCGAAGCGAGGGCCTTGCGCTACGCGGCGCCCACCACCGCGGCACGGCAGCAACTCGTCGCGAGCGCCTCGCAGGGCTATGTGCTATTTGCCGGCGCGCCCGCGACTGCGGAGGCGAACCGCTTCGAGCTGTCGGTGAACGGCGGGGCGTGGTGGACCGTGGTCGATGGCGCCGCGGCCCCGACCGCAGTGCAGGTGTTCGGCGCAGTGCTGCCGCTGGGTCTGGGTCCGCGCTTCGATGACCGGCTCGACGTGTCGCCTGCGGCGCGCTCGACAACCGTGCCTTGCACGCGCCAGTCGGTCAGCGACACGCATTGCGATGCCACCTTCCCGAGCAGCTATGCGGCAGGAGCGTACGTTCACTCGATTGACTTGGTAGCGCGCACCCAGAAGCGCCTGCAGATCTCGTCGATGATCGCCACCTACAACCCGACGGCCCAGTAGCGTCGGGTCAGTGGCGCCAGGTGGCAGGCGCATCCAGTGGACGGGTGGGCGAGAACCCGCCGTAGCGCTTGAACTCGCGGTTCATATGGGACTGGTCGGCATACCCGGCGTCGTGGGCGATGGCGGCCAGTGCGATGGGCGGGGTGCCCTTGAGCAGGCGCAGCCCACGCTGGAAGCGGCACAAGGCCTGCACCGAGCGCAGCGAAAGCCCGACGTGCCTGAGCACATGGCGGCGCATGGTGCGCTCCGGGACCGCATCGTGGACCGCCCCGGTGCCGGCCCGCGCCGAGGCCAGCACCGCCTGTATCGCGGGCCATTCGGGCATCGCGTCGACCCGGCGCCGGGCGAAGCGCGAAGCTTCCACGGCCACCTCGCCCCACCGGGCCAGCGCCTCGTCGAAGGTCGACGACGCCAGAACGGCCTTCACACTCGCGTTCAGCTCCGGCGGCAAGCCGGGGTCGGGATCGATGCGGTCCACGAGTTCCTTGGCTGACACGCCGAGCGCGCAGGCACCCCACCCGAGCTGGAACCGCAGGCCCATCCACACGGTGTTTGCGCTGCCGTCAACGAAGTGAAGGCGGGCACTGGGGCCGCACATGCGGATCGCCGGCGACGAAAGGCGGCCATGGTCGTCGACGTTCCAGGAAGCGAAGAGATCCATCCGCCCGTCGGGCAGTACCGCTTGCCGCCCATCGGCATGCACGCGGCAGCTCCACAGCGCTTCCACGACCTCCACCGCGGACGCGGGGCGAACATGCTCGACGTAGCGGCTGGTCGGCAGTTGCTGCGCATGCGCGAAGCCTGGGTCTTCAGAAACAATCGTTTGCATCGCGGCGGATTCTCGCCCTGGCGGCCACACTGCCTTTTTTGAACCGCGCCTCGTCGTGACACTTTGCTCGCTCCGGCCGGTCTCACCGCGTCCACGGGGTCTTCACCACAAGCACCGCCCGGTGTGGGAAGCTCCGCCTTCCAGTTTCTCAACTCGAAAGGATCAACATGGCACTGGCCAAGAAGAAGCGCGTCGGCAAGAAAACCCTCCCGGCCAACCAGGTCCGCAAGACGGCCAGCGGCCGCAAGCGCCGCAAGGCCGACGGCACCCAGCCGCCGAAGGCCGAGACGCCGGCCGCCAAGCCCGCGACGGCCTGACGGCCGGGGGCCGCAGATCGCGCCAGGGCGAGTCGCCGGGCGCGACCTGCGGCTGACACGCGGCCGCGAGCTGTCATCATCGCGGCCGACATGAACACGCCCGACACCGTCATTGCCGAAACCCGCGCCTGGCTCGAACGTGCGGTGATCGGACTCAACCTCTGCCCGTTCGCCAAGGCCGTGCACACCAAGGGCCAGGTGCGCTACGTGGTGAGCGACGCCACCGAGCCCGAAGCGCTGCTCGCGCAGCTGCTGGACGAAATGCAGCGGCTCGTGGCCACCGACCCGGCCGAAGTCGACACCACGCTGCTGATGCACCCGCTGGTGCTGAACGACTTCTACGACTTCAACGATTTCCTCGGCCTCGCCGAAGAGGCGCTG
Protein-coding regions in this window:
- a CDS encoding PepSY domain-containing protein, with the translated sequence MRIDLALLVLSLGVIAPPVWAGDDCEAPLSRWQTREAVRQMAAEKGWQVERLKIDDGCYEIRGTDAQGRRFKAKVDPETLKVLKMKQGDHERDRARERERDRDDAARATRPLQPSSAASGAAPRRQHE
- a CDS encoding Ig-like domain-containing protein, with translation MGSFHLQSSSNTSRGGRNSLWTITPLLAALSLWGCSGGGDSASPAAPASTPVTLAGTAATGAPLVGATIEVRNAQGQVICNTTVAQDGGYSCTLPAQSAGPFVVTARLGETTLVSATATSISGTVNITPLTHLIAARLSSNGDPLALTSGTQLSASQLDGATTAVTTALGSLRSALGDTTHPISGPFTASGSAHDRVLDAVQVNVRPAAQAGGAALAATVDITIRTRPSSDTAEPLQVSFGATDTTLPALPAVSSVDLPGANVATRMQQFVDGLTACHAVPLAQRVSGSSVTSVACRELFAGNDPTNYLHYGQRVGPDAAYASLFEASGTGASFDRPAIESQRANGDLVISYRRAATDGLVETQRVVVTEQGSVYKLIGNQNRHGGRVDAYVQRRDFVRYAAYNYHSTGYNVIIPNELDGLGNSRFDRVVVTTPRQNSFTYRPEAGSASLQLARSNGTTYNTSVMRLAAGYENPTTQGNPAQREPNLAFAATQWSDAELAAIQDQGVWRFEYHYADGITPMRTEYDRTASRAPTLAEARALRYAAPTTAARQQLVASASQGYVLFAGAPATAEANRFELSVNGGAWWTVVDGAAAPTAVQVFGAVLPLGLGPRFDDRLDVSPAARSTTVPCTRQSVSDTHCDATFPSSYAAGAYVHSIDLVARTQKRLQISSMIATYNPTAQ
- a CDS encoding helix-turn-helix domain-containing protein, whose translation is MQTIVSEDPGFAHAQQLPTSRYVEHVRPASAVEVVEALWSCRVHADGRQAVLPDGRMDLFASWNVDDHGRLSSPAIRMCGPSARLHFVDGSANTVWMGLRFQLGWGACALGVSAKELVDRIDPDPGLPPELNASVKAVLASSTFDEALARWGEVAVEASRFARRRVDAMPEWPAIQAVLASARAGTGAVHDAVPERTMRRHVLRHVGLSLRSVQALCRFQRGLRLLKGTPPIALAAIAHDAGYADQSHMNREFKRYGGFSPTRPLDAPATWRH
- a CDS encoding DUF1415 domain-containing protein is translated as MNTPDTVIAETRAWLERAVIGLNLCPFAKAVHTKGQVRYVVSDATEPEALLAQLLDEMQRLVATDPAEVDTTLLMHPLVLNDFYDFNDFLGLAEEALADAGLEGVLQVASFHPAFQFAGTEPDDITNATNRSPYPTLHLLREASVDRAVAAFPEADAIFEANMETMESLGADGWAALQAEIKAAAR